Genomic DNA from uncultured Desulfuromusa sp.:
GAAGAAGAGCTTCTTCTCGGCTATAAATCTTTTCAGATCGCTCGTTTACGCCTTCCCTGGTTATTGACAACCCTTATTGGCGGGGTCATAACCGGAACCTTGATGTGGTACTATCGGGCAACCTTAGAGCAGGTTATTATGCTGATCTCTTTTATTCCGGTGATTACCGGGATGGGGGGGAATGTTGGTGGTCAGACTTCAACAATTTTAGTGCGTGGATTTGCTACAGGACGAATTGATTTCTCTATGATTCGACAGGTTTTTCTTAAAGAATTACGGGTGGGTTTAATCATGGGATTGGCATGTGGTTCTGTTATCGCCGTAGTGGCTTCAATCTGGCATAAGAACTTATTTTTGGGGATGGTCGTTGGAGTTGCAATGGTGACAGCAATTACTGTTGCTGCTTGTATGGGGGTTGTTGTGACAGCTTTTTTTAAAAAAATTGGGGTTGATCCTGCGATTGCTTCAAGCCCATTTGTGCAGACAGTCAATGACATCACTGGGATTATGATCTATTTTAGTACTGCAACCCTGTTTCTTTCCTACCTGACATAATATTGAAATTGTTGATAAGAATGGTAGAATACGCCAGTTGGAGGTGCATAGGTGCGCCGTCTCATCCTCTTGTCTTAAGCTATTAATCTTATGATTTCTCATTTACAAAGCTGCGAGGCTCTGGTTTTACGCCATACAAATTATGGAGAATCAGATGTTATCCTGTCTCTTTTTATATCCGACTATGGTTTACAAAAAGGGTTTGCCAAGTCAGCTCGAAAGAGTCGAAAGCGATTTTCTGCGGTATTAGACCCTTTTACTCAGGCAATTTTTCAATGGAAACCGGGACGAGGTCATTTCTGGTGGTTGCAGGACGCTGAACTCCTTACTTCTCGGATCGGATTGCGGGCTGATTTACAACGTCTTGCTCTTGCGAGTTACGGAGTCGAATTAGTAGAATTGATGTTGGATGAGGGACAACCGCATCCTGCTGTTTTTGAATTACTTTGTTGCTTTCTTGATTTTCTGGAACGCGGAGGCGATATTTTTAGCGCAAAGCTATTGTTTGAATTGCGTTTGATTTATCTCCTTGGGTATATGCCTCATCTCCTTCATTGTAGTGAGTGCCTGAAGATTTTTGATGGCGAATTAATCCGCTTTGATGCTATTCGAGGTGGAAGTCTTTGTCTTTCATGTGCTGGGTCTGCTGGTCTCGCGGTTGGCTTAGGAACGGTTGGATCTTTAGCCCGCTCATTAAATGTAGGGCATAAGCAATTTGATGGGTTCTCCTTTGGTCAAAAAACCCTTCAGGAGGCGAATTTGATTCTCCAGCAGGTTTTACAGCAAGTGTTGCCCCGAGAGCCAAAATCAATGCAGTTTCTCTCCTGAAGATACCTGATTGCAAATCTTGACAACTTTAGAGGCGGGAGCTAAACTCGCGGCTCCTTTTCACATCAGCTACTCCATTACTTTATCATGGATTTTTGTTTTACGGAGGTACCGTGACTTTTCAGAATTTAATTCTTTCGCTACAGAACTACTGGGCAAAGCAAGGTTGCATTATTCAGCAGCCGTATGATATCGAAACAGGCGCGGGTACGTTTAACCCCGCAACGTTTTTACGAGCGCTGGGACCAGAGCCTTGGAATGTTGCTTATGTCGAACCATCGCGTCGTCCTACCGATGGCCGTTATGGTGAAAATCCAAACCGGTTACAGCACTACTATCAGTTCCAGGTTTTGTTAAAACCATCACCTCAGAATATTCAGGATCTTTATCTTGATTCTCTCAAAAGTTTTGGTGTCGATCCTCTCGCTCATGATATCAGGTTTGTTGAAGATGACTGGGAATCTCCGACCTTAGGCGCCTGGGGGTTGGGCTGGGAAGTTTGGCTGGATGGAATGGAAATTACTCAATTCACCTATTTTCAACAGTGTGGAGGTTTTGAACTCAAACCCATCCCCGGTGAAATTACCTACGGAATTGAGCGTATTGCCATGTATCTGCAGGGTGTTGATAACGTTTATGACCTTGAGTGGGTCAACGGCATCAAATATGGGGATATTCATCATCAGACTGAAGTTCAGTTCTCTCATTATAACTTTGAGGAAGCTGATACGGATATGCTTTTTCACCTGTTTGATATGTATGAAAAAGAATCTCTCCAACTAGTTGCAAAAGATCTTGTTTTTCCTGCATATGATTTTGTTTTGAAATGTTCTCATGCTTTTAATTTGCTGGATGCCAGAAGTGCAATTTCAGTGACGGAACGGGCGAGTTATATTGGCAGGGTTCGACAAATGTCGAAACTTTGTGCAGCAGCTTATATTGACCAGCGAGAAAAGCTTGGCCATCCATTGTTGAAAAAGTGATCTATATAATAATTACGACTGAACTGACCAATACCTAATTAACTGGAGTGATACATGTCTGCAGAACTGTTTCTCGAACTGGGGACTGAAGAAATCCCAGCCGGATTTATTGCATCGGCTTTACAGGATATTCAGGAGTTACTCAGCCAAGAGCTGGAACGTGCGCGCATCTCTTATGGTGAAATATCCACCTTTGCTACACCACGAAGATTAGCGGTGTCGATCAAGGACGTTGCCCGTTTGCAGCAACGTCAGGAGTTGGAAGTGACAGGACCTCCTGCTCGTATCGCTTATGATGATTCTGGAAAACCGACTAAAGCTGCTGAGGGGTTTGCCCGGACTAATGGTGTTTCAGTTGATGAATTACAGATCATTGAGACGGCAAAAGGGGAGTATTTATTTATTTCCAAGGTGATTGAAGGTGGTGAGACAAAAATCGAGTTACAACAGATTTTACCTCGTGTCATCAGCAAAATATCTTTTAAGAAGTCAATGCGATGGAAGGATCTCGATATCCGCTTTGTCAGACCGTTGCATTGGATTGTCGCCGTTTTTGCGGGAGAGATCGTTCCTTTTACTTTTGGAGATCTGCAAAGCGGAGATCGCTCCAGAGGGCATCGTTTTATGGCGCCGGAAGAATTTTCCGTCAAAGATGCCGCTGAATATCTCTTCAAGGCTGAGCAGCATCATGTTCTTCCTGAAGTTGCCAAGCGTCGTCAGTTGATAACGGAACAGCTTGCTGTCTTAGCCCAGACCCTGGGGGGGATGATCAACCCGGATGATGAACTCCTTGATGAGGTCAGTTTTCTTGTTGAAACACCGCAGGCTTTGGCTGGGACTATTGACGATGAGTTTCTGCAGTTGCCTCCTGAACTTTTGATTGCCAGTATGCGTGAGCATCAGCGCTATTTTACTTTGGTCGATGCTAAAGGGAAATTATTACCCCACTTTATTACTGTTGCCAATACCCATGCTAAAGATCCGCGTGTCGTTGTTGCCGGAAACGAGAGGGTTTTGAGGGCTCGTTTGTCTGATGCAATGTTTTTCTGGAAAGAGGATCAGAAAAACAAACTGGAGACGCGTCTTGAGTTGCTGAAAAAGGTTGTTTATCAAGCAAAATTGGGAACCAGCTTTGAAAAAATTGAAAGATTTACTGAGTTAGCGACCGGATTAGCCCAGCGACTTGCTCCGCAAACAGTTGTGCTGACAAAACGTGCTGCGATTTTAGCTAAATGTGACCTTGAAACTGGAATGGTTTATGAATTCCCTGAATTGCAGGGAATTATGGGGCGTGAATACGCATTGCTGGAGGGCGAGGATCCACGTGTTGCAACGGCAATTTATGAACACTATCTGCCAACTCAGGCCGGTGGGGAATTGCCGAGTGATGATATCGGTTCTTTTATTTCTCTTGCCGATAAAATAGACACTATTTGCGGTTGCTTTAGTGTTGGTTTAATCCCAACTGGAACCGCAGATCCCTATGCCTTGCGGCGTAATGCAATAGGGATTCTGGCGATTATTCTGGATAGAGGTTACTCTATTTCGATTCCTGATTTAGTTGCTGAGAGTGTTGAGCTGTTAGAACCAAAACGTCAGCGTAGCGCGAGTGAGATCGTCGCTGATGTTGTGGAGTTTATCCGTTTGCGCTTTGTCAATATGCTGTCGGGAGAAAGCTATCCTGCTGACGTGATTGATGCGGTTCTCAGTGCTTCTTTTGATGACCCAATTGACGCGCTTAAGAGGATTGAAGCACTGTCCAAACTTAAACAAAAAGATGATTTTGACCCTCTGGCAGTTGCATTTAAGCGGGTTGGGAATATCATTAAAGGAGGGCTGGCTCAACCGGTAGACAAAGACCTGTTAGCCGAGGACAGTGAGAAGGCGCTTTTTGCTGATCTCGAAAAAGTTCAAGCTGAGGTTGATAAATATATTGTTGCACATGATTATGATCAGGCACTGGTCTTGATTGCGGGGTTACGTCAGCCCGTCGATGCTTTTTTTGATAATGTCATGGTGATGGTAGAGGATGAGGCGGTTAAGAGTAATCGACTTGCTTTACTGACTGGTATCGCTGGTTTGTTCAAGGGAATTGCTGATTTCCGTCGGATTTCCTGATTTTATAAATTGTTTTGATCCCGTATGAGAAGGAGCAGCAAAATGTCTAAATTTGTATATGCCTTTGGTGTCGGTGAGGCTGACGGTGATGGATCAATGAAAGAGCTTTTGGGGGGCAAAGGTGCCAACCTGGCAGAGATGACTTCAATCGGCCTGCCGGTTCCTCCTGGGTTTACCCTGACCACGGAAGTTTGTACCGCCTATTATGAAAATAACCGGACTTACCCCGATAGTTTGTACAAGGAAGTTGAGCAGGCGTTAAAGTCTCTTGAGCAACGGATGGATAAAGTTTTCGGCGGTAGTGAAAATCCGCTGTTGGTGTCAGTTCGTTCAGGAGCACGTGCTTCAATGCCGGGAATGATGGATACGGTTTTGAATCTGGGCTTGAATGACAAGACTATCCAGGGTGTTATCCTGCAGAGTAATGACCCTCGTTTTGCTTATGATTCTTATCGGCGTTTTATCCAGATGTATGCCAATGTCGTTAAAGGCATGAATGGTGAAGTATTCGCTAAGATCCTGGTGGAGAAGAAAGAGGAAAAGGGGGTTGAGCTGGATACTGAGCTTGAGGCTGAGGATCTGCAACAATTGGTTAAAGCGTTTAAGGCAAGTTATAAAGATCACTTAAATGAAGACTTTCCAGAAGATCCAATGCAACAACTCTGGGAGGCTATCGGTGCCGTTTTTGGTTCTTGGATGACACCGCGTGCAGTGACCTACCGTAAGCTGCATGCAATTCCCAGTGACTGGGGAACGGCTGTGAATGTCCAGGGAATGGTTTTTGGTAATATGGGCGATGATTGCGCCACTGGTGTTGCTTTTACCCGCGACCCGGCTACCGGAGAAAACTATTTTTATGGAGAATATCTCGTCAATGCTCAAGGGGAAGATGTTGTTGCTGGAATCAGAACTCCGCAGCCGATCAATTTAGCCAAACATAAAGAAGGTGATCTTCCTGCGATGGAAGAAGTTATGCCGGAGAGTTATGCTCAGCTGGTCAAAATTCGCGAAGTCCTGGAAAAACACTACAAAGATATGCAAGATATTGAGTTTACGATTGAAAAAAATAAACTTTATATGTTGCAGACCAGGACCGGTAAACGGACAGCTCAAGCTGCTATTCGTGTTGCTGTTGATATGGTGGCAGAAGGGTTAATTACAGAAAAAGAAGCTGTTCTCCGGGTTGAACCCGAGCAACTAGATCAGCTATTGCATCCTTCACTGGACCCTCATGCTGAAAGACAGGTGATTGCAAAAGGGCTTCCAGCGTCCCCGGGCGCTGCCAGTGGTCAGGTGGTTTTTACTGCAGATGAAGCCGAAGAACAAACTCGGTTGAAGAAAAAAGTTATTCTGGTTCGGATTGAAACTAGTCCGGAAGATATCCATGGAATGAACGCTGCCCAGGGCATTTTAACGGCCCGTGGTGGGATGACCTCCCATGCTGCTGTTGTTGCACGTGGTATGGGAAAATGTTGCGTATCAGGTTGTGGAGAAGTCAAAATTGATTATGAAAAACAACAATTAAAAACGAAAACAGGGGAAATAATCAAGCGGGGCGATTACATCACATTAGATGGCTCTGCTGGTGAAGTTATGCTTGGTGTTGTCCCAAAAGTAGAGCCTGAAGTGAGTGGTAATTTTGCAGTTTTTATGGGGTGGGCAGATAAACTTCGTCGTCTCAAGGTGCGTACCAATGCCGATACTCCTCATGATTCCAAGGTGGCTCGAGACTTTGGTGCTGAGGGTATCGGCTTATGCCGGACTGAGCATATGTTTTTTGAAGGAGACCGAATCCAGGCTGTACGCGAAATGATTCTTGCAGAAAACGTTGCTGGACGTAAATTGGCTCTTGAAAAGATTTTACCGATGCAAAAAGGTGATTTTATTGGTCTTTTTCGCGAAATGAAAGGGCTACCTGTCACTATTCGTCTGCTTGATCCACCTTTGCATGAATTTTTGCCTCAAAACGATGATGACATTTCAGAATTGGCTAACGTTGTCGGTATCCGGTTTTCAGAAGTCAAGGAACATGTCGCGAATCTGCATGAATTTAATCCCATGCTTGGGCATCGTGGTTGTCGCTTAGGAATTACCTATCCTGAGGTTTATGATATGCAGGTGCGGGCAATTATGGAAGCGGCCTGTGAATTGGTTAAGAATGAGGGCTTTACGATTATTCCTGAGATCATGATTCCGTTGATCAGTCATGTCAATGAGTTGAAAATCTTGCGTGCTAATGCTGTTCGGGTGGCAGATGAAGTTTGTGCTGCCTATGGGATTAAAATCGATTATTTGATTGGCACAATGATTGAGCTTCCACGGGCTGCTCTGACAGCAGATGCTATTGCCAGTGAAGCTGAATTTTTCTCTTTTGGGACCAATGATTTAACTCAGACAACGTATGGCCTATCGCGTGACGATGCCGGTCATTTCTTGCCGGACTATATTGAGCGAGGTGTTCTGAAGAAAGACCCCTTTGTTGCTTTGGATCAGCGTGGAGTCGGCGAACTTGTAAAGATCGGTTTTGAAAGGGGGCGTAGTACCCGCCCTGATCTGAAGGTCGGGATTTGTGGCGAACATGGTGGTGAACCATCCAGCGTTGCTTTTTGCCATGATCTTGGCTTGGATTATGTTTCGTGCTCCCCATATCGGGTGCCGATAGCTCGTCTGGCTGCAGCACATGCTGCTTTGAAGGACACGTAGCTGCATAAATAAAAAGCCCTGTTAGAAACTAACAGGGCTTTTTGATTTCATTCATCTCCCCCTTTGACTCCGTACTTGTTGATGAAGTTGATCAACTGATTCTTTTCAATCGGCTTGCTATAATAGAATCCCTGCGCAATACAGGATCCTTGATCTAATAAGTATTGGTGCTGCGCCGGAGTCTCGACACCCTCAGCAATAAAATCAAGCTGCAGCCCCTTTGAGACATTGATGATGGCTGGAATTATTGTATCATGCATATTCTCTGTGGTAATTTTCTGCATGAATGATCGATCCAGTTTCAGGGTATTTAAAGGAAGATGATTCAGATAACTCAGGGAAGAGTAACCAGTCCCAAAATCATCAATGGCAATCTTTATTCCTGTATCAGTTAATTTCACGATGTTTGCCAGGGTTCTGTTCAGGTTCTGTACCAGAATGTTTTCCGTAATTTCAAGCTCAATCTCTTTGGGGTTTACCTTGTAGTCGTGCAGGGTTTCAATAACATATTCGGCAAAGTTATCCATTGCCAGCTCCACTGCGGAGATGTTGATACAAACTTGTACCTGAAGCCCCTTATTATTCCATGAATGGATATCTTGGCAGACTTTTTTAAGGACGATCTCTCCGATATCA
This window encodes:
- the recO gene encoding DNA repair protein RecO; its protein translation is MISHLQSCEALVLRHTNYGESDVILSLFISDYGLQKGFAKSARKSRKRFSAVLDPFTQAIFQWKPGRGHFWWLQDAELLTSRIGLRADLQRLALASYGVELVELMLDEGQPHPAVFELLCCFLDFLERGGDIFSAKLLFELRLIYLLGYMPHLLHCSECLKIFDGELIRFDAIRGGSLCLSCAGSAGLAVGLGTVGSLARSLNVGHKQFDGFSFGQKTLQEANLILQQVLQQVLPREPKSMQFLS
- the glyQ gene encoding glycine--tRNA ligase subunit alpha; amino-acid sequence: MTFQNLILSLQNYWAKQGCIIQQPYDIETGAGTFNPATFLRALGPEPWNVAYVEPSRRPTDGRYGENPNRLQHYYQFQVLLKPSPQNIQDLYLDSLKSFGVDPLAHDIRFVEDDWESPTLGAWGLGWEVWLDGMEITQFTYFQQCGGFELKPIPGEITYGIERIAMYLQGVDNVYDLEWVNGIKYGDIHHQTEVQFSHYNFEEADTDMLFHLFDMYEKESLQLVAKDLVFPAYDFVLKCSHAFNLLDARSAISVTERASYIGRVRQMSKLCAAAYIDQREKLGHPLLKK
- the glyS gene encoding glycine--tRNA ligase subunit beta produces the protein MSAELFLELGTEEIPAGFIASALQDIQELLSQELERARISYGEISTFATPRRLAVSIKDVARLQQRQELEVTGPPARIAYDDSGKPTKAAEGFARTNGVSVDELQIIETAKGEYLFISKVIEGGETKIELQQILPRVISKISFKKSMRWKDLDIRFVRPLHWIVAVFAGEIVPFTFGDLQSGDRSRGHRFMAPEEFSVKDAAEYLFKAEQHHVLPEVAKRRQLITEQLAVLAQTLGGMINPDDELLDEVSFLVETPQALAGTIDDEFLQLPPELLIASMREHQRYFTLVDAKGKLLPHFITVANTHAKDPRVVVAGNERVLRARLSDAMFFWKEDQKNKLETRLELLKKVVYQAKLGTSFEKIERFTELATGLAQRLAPQTVVLTKRAAILAKCDLETGMVYEFPELQGIMGREYALLEGEDPRVATAIYEHYLPTQAGGELPSDDIGSFISLADKIDTICGCFSVGLIPTGTADPYALRRNAIGILAIILDRGYSISIPDLVAESVELLEPKRQRSASEIVADVVEFIRLRFVNMLSGESYPADVIDAVLSASFDDPIDALKRIEALSKLKQKDDFDPLAVAFKRVGNIIKGGLAQPVDKDLLAEDSEKALFADLEKVQAEVDKYIVAHDYDQALVLIAGLRQPVDAFFDNVMVMVEDEAVKSNRLALLTGIAGLFKGIADFRRIS
- the ppdK gene encoding pyruvate, phosphate dikinase, giving the protein MSKFVYAFGVGEADGDGSMKELLGGKGANLAEMTSIGLPVPPGFTLTTEVCTAYYENNRTYPDSLYKEVEQALKSLEQRMDKVFGGSENPLLVSVRSGARASMPGMMDTVLNLGLNDKTIQGVILQSNDPRFAYDSYRRFIQMYANVVKGMNGEVFAKILVEKKEEKGVELDTELEAEDLQQLVKAFKASYKDHLNEDFPEDPMQQLWEAIGAVFGSWMTPRAVTYRKLHAIPSDWGTAVNVQGMVFGNMGDDCATGVAFTRDPATGENYFYGEYLVNAQGEDVVAGIRTPQPINLAKHKEGDLPAMEEVMPESYAQLVKIREVLEKHYKDMQDIEFTIEKNKLYMLQTRTGKRTAQAAIRVAVDMVAEGLITEKEAVLRVEPEQLDQLLHPSLDPHAERQVIAKGLPASPGAASGQVVFTADEAEEQTRLKKKVILVRIETSPEDIHGMNAAQGILTARGGMTSHAAVVARGMGKCCVSGCGEVKIDYEKQQLKTKTGEIIKRGDYITLDGSAGEVMLGVVPKVEPEVSGNFAVFMGWADKLRRLKVRTNADTPHDSKVARDFGAEGIGLCRTEHMFFEGDRIQAVREMILAENVAGRKLALEKILPMQKGDFIGLFREMKGLPVTIRLLDPPLHEFLPQNDDDISELANVVGIRFSEVKEHVANLHEFNPMLGHRGCRLGITYPEVYDMQVRAIMEAACELVKNEGFTIIPEIMIPLISHVNELKILRANAVRVADEVCAAYGIKIDYLIGTMIELPRAALTADAIASEAEFFSFGTNDLTQTTYGLSRDDAGHFLPDYIERGVLKKDPFVALDQRGVGELVKIGFERGRSTRPDLKVGICGEHGGEPSSVAFCHDLGLDYVSCSPYRVPIARLAAAHAALKDT